The genomic stretch ATACATCCAGCTTTTGAAATTACTGAGGTGATGCTTCGCGTCAGTCGTCCTGTCATACAAATCCATATAAAGGCTTTTAAAGTTTTTGGGAACTTTAGCCCTCATGATATCCTCAGTGCATGGGTCATCTTCCCCTAATGGGGAGTCCTCTCGATCTGCGTGAGAATCCTTATTTCGAAGATTGGATTCCAGCCTCGAGAGCTTTTCTTCAAGCTCTCTTCGTCACTCGATTTCTCTCTTTAGGCTTCTCTTCGCTTCACGCTGTCGTTCCAGCTCTTGTTCTAGTTGCTCGAGTCGACCTTGGTGGCCATGTAGTAGCCCCATGAGGTCGGTGGAATGAGGTTGCTCCTCCTTTCCAGGCTGATGGACCTTAGAGGAAACTTTCTTTGATCCCTAGGTATTCGAGGGACGTTCACCACGGATCCCTCCGCTCCTGGTAGATGTATTATTGCTTGGTCGTTATTGACCGCGTCCTGATGCTCTTGATTGGAATCAGATGCAGTGTGTCCGTCTTCGTGCTGGTCGTCCGCCATTATGCGTTGATCTTCGAGTCCTCGGCAACGGCGTCAATGTTCCGGAGTTTACCTGAAACCGGATGTGGGTTGGGCTTGCTTACGAGGCCCAAACGTTCAATAGAGTGGTCTCCGACTTGTCTTGCGTCAGAGAGCCGCCGTCCGAGTTGTGTTTGAAAAggtggggggtggtacctgcaagacaCTCTGATGCCTAAGTCAACAAGGGGTTAAGCAGGTTTAAGTGTATTGGAACTTAGATGTACTTGAGTGTGTCAAGGTATTTATAAGAGACGAGCCAATAATTACCGCTGAAGTAGTTCCACTTCTGATGGTAGATAACCACCCCTCTATCTTAGGGTTATTGAGATCTCCCTTTTAGAAGTGGGAGAGAGATTTACGGAGGCAGTTATTCACTTAGATAAGTGTTAAGTGTCTACTTACGTTGACTCCAACCTCTTTAAAGAGGTCAGATAGGCGATGAATGCCGATTTTCTAGATTGGGCCTTTTAGTTTAATTTGGCCTGGCTTATGATTTGgaccagggtatgaacaattcTAATTCTACAATAAATTACATTCTGACGCCAAACATGTTAACGTGGCGCATTCTAGTGCCAGTTTTGATACCTCTTTTTTCGATCTTAaccattttttataaaaatattatgtaatcaatcataaacaaattaatatttaataattaattatgttaaaaattgttaataactctaatattttatttcatatctttttagtaattattatgATTCTTTCTTATATTTTCATGAATCaataattctaatattttattatatattcttttaaaaattattacatttttttatatttatgtgaatgttatatatattattgtttcGTTTATCATTCATGAACGTAAGTTCTAGAGTCAAGTATGCTGTTATGGCACGTTCATGTTGATgctattttaaatatatatatatatatatatatatatatatatatatatatatatatatatatatatatatatatattattgaataattatatttgttaatatttaataattaattataataaaaattatcaataattataatattttatattatatctttttaataattatcttgatttttatttatatttctataaatattatatattttttaataattcttgATTCTTTGTTATACAATGTATTGAAcatagtatattttttatttttgtctattaaattatatgaataattagagaattatttgttaatatttttaataatatattattattttttactattcaaatcaatattttattattattattattattattattattattattattattattattattattattattattattattattattattaatttgacaACATTTGgtgaatatatataaaatccactttaaaatattttagttcATTTTTTATAAACATTGAGTTATTTGTTTACTGTATACTACacctttttttattaaatataaatactttgtaaattttttatagATTGTTTGGTATTAgtataaataacaataatatatgaagttattttatatataaatatattcatgaataacttattttaaattgatattttaGATACAAATATAAAGAAATAGACATTTTTCATGCATTGCACAAATACATACGCTAATTTAAATGTTTAAAGAATAATAGAATGTCAAAATATAGATAGTTTGTAAAATACATATAaatgtaaatataaaattttaatttatttattaaaaaattccttttcataataaatgtttttttatttttttaattatatttttttaatttcaataacttattaattattttgtacTTATTATACTCTTcatgtatttataaataaatttcgctagggagccaatggagtatttgtacaatgtgtataatgggTTATTTATTTGGTCTAATACGAGTTAAAAAAATGAACATCTAGAGTAAAATACTACTAATTTCTCAAATACAATACACCCATACTATTCAGAATAACCATCTAAGTATCAAGAATAATAAATATCTGATATCCTACTTAATTAAACATTCTTAAATCTCCCATTATATAGATACTCCATTGACTCTCtatatttcttctttataaATAACAGATATCATAATCATGGAAAGAACATGTGTTATTACTAATcaaggatatttttgttttttcaatttatagaaattcaataaaatttaataattatcttAAGAAGTAAATTCAACTTAAAGAGtcagtttaaaaaaaataatataatttagtaattaaaagTTTGACCAATacgtttttttaaaaaaataaaaataaaaaaacagcaTTTCATTTGTTACGGTTTTTTTAGATCCCAAGTTACATTGGTGTAATTTGAGACCAACCACacggaaaaagaaaaaaaaacaattcaACCTTATTTGTATATAGTATATACCCATATATATTTACAGttctcaaatttaaaatatttatcttatttataaCTAATTCTTCAAAATTCCTTCGTATTATGGATAAAATAATCTATATTATACATGgatgaaattataatttttcaacATCAATTTTAGCTTTCCTCtcacttttttattaatttttattctatATATTTTCTACCTATTTCCTTTCATTCAAAAGTTACTAATTGTTGTGATAAGAATAGAATGAATGCCCATTTATTAATGTGGACGGCGGAACTTAAACTGAAAATTCATGAAGGTTGACTATTTGAATTTGTGTATCTATAAATAGAGGATTTGTCACGTAACATACACAGCAATAAACAAATCACTTCTCTCTCTATCTTTACGTTGCTAATACTTTCTCTCTTTATATTAAACTTTTTTCCTCCCTCTTTCATACGCTACTGATATATGATAGCAATAAATATATAAGTTTCTCTATTATTATATTACGATAATTATATTGGTGAATATCAAAactagagtcttctatttatacttatttactttatatattatatcttcattagttatttatttattttacaacacgttatcagcacgaaaCTCTAACGAAATTATTAGAAGACttcaggtaacaaatttttattatgttgaATCTCTTTCATCTTGAATATAATGCTTTTGATATAtctgaaaataattatttaacatgtatattagatgctgaaatccatcttgattcaatggatcttaaAGATACCATTGAGGCTGAAAATAAtacatcccagaaggataaagatAAAGCCATATTTTTCCTTCGTCATCATCTTGAagtatgattgaaaaatgaataccccacattaaaagatcatgcagatctgtggaaagaccttgaaaaAAGGTATAATCATGAAAAAACGGTGATACTTCTTCAAGCCCGATATGTTCGAAAAAATTTTCTCGACCTTCCATGCCTCTCGAATGTGTTCCTGCAGCAATagtatcgagaaaaagaatttaaaaatattttgagttaatttcttgccttttTTTTGTTGCTGAATGCAACAATGAGTTACTCTTGAGAAATTATGAAGCGCGCCCAAATGGCGCCGTCCCATTTTCTGAAGCAAATGCGGCAAATTATAACCCCaaaagaggtaaatggcaagattttgataacaagaaaaattatggaagaaaaagaaattatgtTCATAAtaaaggatctcaccagaagtgggataaagaaagaaacaatgggcaaaataaatcaattgaggataaatgcttctgttgtggtggaaagggccactgatcacgtacctgtcgtacctcaaggcacctagttgatctttatcaagcatccttgaaaaaggatgacaaaggaaaggaaacaaattttgtttcaaatgatgaaaattctaccactcattatgatgtatctaatttctttaaggattctgaagaaaatattggtcatttgattaatgatggaatagtttaatatgtgtgtttgttaagtattcatgtgaataattttactgtgcatgtacttttactcattttattattattatcatttgtttttgaagataaatggcaaggatatattctgaagatatttgccttgcggataatgcaagttcgcacactatttttaaaagtgatatatattttacccattttgtgccaaaagaagagtatattaatactattattggctcgggcaatgtgattgaaggctccggaagagctataattttgtttcctggaggaacaaaatttgtaataaataatgcactattatctaccaagtctctgaggaacttgttgagtttcaaagatattcgacgaaatggatatcatgttgagacgatgaatgagggaaatcatgagtatttatgtatcacaactcatgattcaaataagaaagttatattagaaaaattaccctcactttcatctgggttgtattataccaagattagtgcaattgaatcacatgccattgtaaaccagaagtttactaacTCAAATGagttcataacttggcacgaccgattgggtcatccgggaacaaccatgatgaggagaattattgaaaactctcatggacattcactaaataactaaaagattcttaaaactagtgaattttgttgtgctgcatgttctcaggaaaagttaattttaaggccatcaccagtaaagattggatttgagtcccttGAATTCCTGGAAatgattcaaggtgatatatgtggacctattcatccactatgtggatcttttagatattttatggtcctaatagacgcatctttgagatggtcacatgtgtgcttattatcttctcgcaacctggcgtttgcgagattactggctcaaattattcaattaaaagcacaatttccagaaaatccaatcaaagcaattcgtcttgataatgctggtgaatttacttcccaagcatttgacgcttattgtatggctaatggaataagtgttgaacatccagtagcttatgttcacacacaaaatgggttagcagaatcacttattaagcgcctccaattaattgctagacccttgcttatgagaacaaatctcccaacttcggtttgggggcatgctattttacatgccgcagcacttattcgtttgaggccaacgagttaccatcagttctctcctatgcaattagcttttggccaacagccaaatgtttcccatttaagaatatttgagtgtgcgatatatgttcccattgcaccacctaattgcaccaaaatgggaccccaaagaaaactggggatatatgttggatatgattctccctctatagtgaggtatcttgagatacaaactggagatgtatttaaagcacGGTTTGcagattgtcattttgatgaataaaaatttccaacattagggggagagaataagcttcctgaaaaggaacttaattggaatgcatcattgttgatgcatttagatcctcgatcaaggcaatgtgaactagaaattcaaaagattatacatttgcaaagaatagcaaatgagttgcctgatgcattttccgatacaaagaggataaccaaatcttatatagcagcggaaaatgccccaattcgaattgatgtcccagtaggacaagtagccatTGAGGCAAATTCAcaccagaagcgtggcaggacagaaaatgccccaattcgaattgatgtcccagtaggacaagtagccactgaagcaaaattcacgccagaagcgtggcaggcctgtcggttccaaagataaaaatcttCGAAAGCGAcaagaggtaaatactattcctgttgaaaaagacatagcaGAGACACCTGCAATTGtccaaaattttgatataatgttAATGCCaaaagacgttcaggtacctgaaaattgtgaaaatgacgagatctcaataaattatgtctttacaggagagaaatgggaccgaaataagacaattatcaatgaaatatttgcatataatgtggcattgaatatcatgcatgaaagtaaggatcttgagccaagatcagtcgaagaatgtcgacaaaggaatgattggccaaaatggaaagaagccatgaaggctgaattagactcacttgcaaaacgtgaagacTTTGGACatgtagtccgtacaccagaagatgtaGAACCTATTGGATACCggtgggtatttgtgagaaaacgaaatgagaaaaatgaagttgtgcgctataaagcccgacttgtggcacaaggtttttcacaaaggacCAGTATAGATTATGAAAAAACGTATTCCCCTGTCGTAGATGCGATAatattgcgttatttggtcagtttatctgcatatcataaactgcatatgcatttaatggatgtggtaacagcatatttgtacggctcattagatcgtgatatctatatgaaagtccctgatgaattaaagatatctaaaccatccagtGAATATTcacaagggttatactcagttaaattgcaaagatctttatatggtttAAAGCAATCtagacgaatgtggtataatcgtcttactgagtatctggccaaaaacggattcaaaaatgatgatatctgtccatgtgttttcataaagaaaaccgcatttggattcattataattgttgtgtatgttgatgatttaaatatcattgggactcctgaagagattctaacaattataaaaactatgaaagaagagtttgagatgaaagatcttggaaggactaaattttgtctcggcctgcagatcgagcatacaaaaaatgggatctttattcatcaagcGACATACACAGAgaagatcttgaaaagattttatatggataagtcacatcctttgagtaccccaatgatcgtaagatctttggatatgaaaaaggatcaattccgtcttaaagaagagaatgaagatattcttggtcctgaagtatcatatcttagtgccattgtcgcgctaatgtatcttgccaataatacgcgacctgacatatcattcgcggtgaatttactagcaagatatagttcctctccaaccagaagacattggagtggaatcaaacagatctttcgatatcttcatggaacggttgatatggggtTGTTTTATCTCTATGGATcaaagtcacaactagttggctatgcagatgccggatacttgtctgatccacataaagaagatctcaaacaggatacctgtttacatatggtggtacagctatatcatggaggtccacgaaacagacgatagcagcaacctcctctaatcatgctgaaatactggcgatttatgaagctagtcgcgagtgtttttggctaaGGAGTGTGgtccaatatattctgtcatcatgtggactgattgatcagaAGATAGCTTCAACTGTCCTGTTtaaagataatacagcatgtattgctcaacttaaaggcggatatatcaaaggtgatagaacaaagcatatttctcacaaattcttcttcactcatgatcttcaaaatcaagggacaattgatgtccaacagatccactcaagtgacaatctggcagatttattcacaaagtcactcccaaaatcctcctttgaaagattggtacatgagattgggataCGTCGATTTCGAGATGTTAAATGATGTCGACAAGAAGgagagactgtactcttttttccttggtcaggttttttcccattgggtttttTTTAACAAgatttttaatgaggcagtccccatcactaaaggatattgtactcttttttctttaCTAAGGTTTTTTTTCCCACtgggtttttctttagtaaAGTTTTAACGAGACAATAATCCTAAATGAGcatccaagggggagtgttgtgataagaatAGAATGAATGCCCATTTATTAATGTGGGCGGCTGAGCTTTTCAAAGCTTAAACTGAAAATTCATGAAGGTTGACTATTTGAATTTGTGTATCTATAAATAGAGGATTTGTCAGGTAACATACACAGCAATAAACAAATCACTTCCCTCTCTTTCTTTACGTTGCTAATACTTTCTCTCTTTATATTAAActtttctcctctctctttcaTACGCTACTGATATATGATagcaataaatatataaatttctTCTATTATTATATTACGATAATTATATTGGTGAATATCAAAACTAGAGTCTTCTATTTGTAATTATTTACTTTATATATTATATCTTcattagttatttatttattttacaacaccaATGAGCCCAtaaaactcttcctctttttcctctctatttctttcctttGCCAAAAAAGACATTAAGGAGAATATATTTTGGGATAAGAATCAAACAAGATGCAATGAGGTTAGCATCAAAAGTTATGAATATCTGAAACACAAAATTCACACTACATGAATTTGGTGTTCTTGCAATTAATTTAAGTCATGCGGCCAAAGTTCATTGAATACAAAACAATTGAATCATATGCTAACAACAAAGCTTTATCATATTTACACTGCTGAAGGAAACATTTCTTCATTCAAATGAGTTATTAGTATGAACATTTTTTAGTTCAACGATATATCATATGAGCTGTGAACTATCAATGTACCTCAGTATTTCAGAGCCAGTTTCAGCAACCCAATTCACTGCAGTGCCAAAGAATAGCTCCCAAAACCACAGATCCAATGCTAACACTGATGAAAAGATGAGCAATGCCAACGTCTGATAGCGGTTCAACGGCCAGCCTGAGGCTTCTGCCATTGCCTTCAGAAATGGAAATGAACTAGTGTTTAGGTCCCTTTTCCTTATGGACCATGCTGTTATCCATTGCACACTAGATGGCACTAAATCAAACTCTTCCCTTAGTCTCCTCCCTAAATCCGGCATGTGACCGCCTCCATAAAGAATTGCAATCCTATTGTGTCCCTCATCCATTGCTGCTCTAAGGGTATCTACTGCGACCTTGTTTCGCTCACCAATTATGACTGATTTCTCCTCCACATCTGCTGTCACCTGTGTGAACCTACACAAACAACAGTTTTAAGCTCAGATAACAGAAGACGGTTCCATTTTGTGAACAAAACTCGAGCCACCAATATAAAACTTCGTTGAATCTTATCATAGAATATCTATCTCACTTAGCAAGACAAGGCGTATTTGTTGTTCATATATACATGCACTCATGTATTGGTGCAAGATTTGGGATGATCAACACAGAAAATAAAGAGTATGCTAGAAATTTAGAAACCTACAAGAGCAAGATTGAAAAGAGAGATGgaacaaaagaaataaatgacAGAAACTTACTCAGATGTTAGTCTCTTTGCAAGGAAGACCTTCATTGCAGCACCAAAGTCAAGCCTTGACAATGCCTCGATTTCGGGATAATCTGATGCTTGACTTCCTACATCAGCACAAACGCCTCCAATGATGAGAAGGCCAACAAGTGGCATCGGAAGTACACGTGAAGCCCATAAAAGCTTGGATCTCAATGGGTCGAGATCTTCCGGGATAGAAGGCTGCAATATTGCCTTGGTAGATTTGAGGGTCATGTCTCTTGCAAAAGAAAATAAGCTTTCACCTTTTTCTAACTGAAAataaacaggaagaaaaatcaTATCAACAAACATATACAAAGCACCAATTGCAGTGTACAGAATCCTTCAGAGCAGCCCTCAAAATGTGTATATGGCATTGAATTGAGCAATAAAAATTAGCAGCTTAAGACCTGAAGTAATTTGAAGGTCTCATAATCAAGATCTGCATGGTACCAATTGGCAGCCTGGTAATTGAGGCAGTCTAATTGGAAATCAAGCGTAAGGATTCGAGCCATTTGGCGTTGGATGCATCCCAAAATGTTAAAACCCCTGCGCGAACTTCTTAACCTTTTTGAAGCAGTAGGGTTTCTTCTGTTCTCTAAAGCTTCCCTGCTAGTCACCATTTCATAGAGGACACAATCATATGATTCAAGTTCCTTCTGGAGGGCCAGAAAATACCTTACAATCATAACAAATTAAGTCAGTTCAATGAATCACTCGCAATTATGATTTGCATAAAAGTAGCAATGCATACTACCCCTCAAATGCATGCAGCAAGTAATTTTGTCATGCTGTTTTGTGATACACCTTAAGGTACATATCGTATCCTTCAATCACACTCTAGAAATTAACATATTGGGGTGAAAAGAAAACAGCATCCAGACTCCACCAACATTTTGAACTAGTCAATAACCTATAAGCTTACGTTAGTACTTTTTCAGCACAGATAGCTTGGTTTTGTCATCTAAATATATGCTACTAAAAGTTGAGTTAGTAATTGTCAGAGTTAAGCAATTTTGCTAAAGTGTAAATTAGCATCAAATTTAATTCAAAACATAAGATTAGTTCACATTGGCATTCATAGAGCAAAAGTTTCAATCTCAATCTTCCTCAGTTCCCCTAATGTCTTATCATCAACAGAACCACCCTAATTTTCCCATTTCCCTTTCCAATTCTTCATTCCTAGCAACAACTAAAACCGCCATTATAAGCTGTTGCTGATAACTATCAAAATCACAAAAGAAGAATATGAAAAGAAGGCAACACGTACTCTTCATCAGCTATGTGAATTGTGGAAACCAAATCAACCTACACCAAAAGAAACACAGA from Arachis stenosperma cultivar V10309 chromosome 9, arast.V10309.gnm1.PFL2, whole genome shotgun sequence encodes the following:
- the LOC130951664 gene encoding uncharacterized protein LOC130951664, which encodes MVLTSISIISSSPSLPSNSDSPSTSTPTRTRPFRSSFKQQSLIWFPTRKPFSSFSSTFPVSSSASASSQVLHEDGSPEQFLNNNSIADFMRFKRGVDGGSGELQTAVVSYRKKFPWNLLRPFLQVDLVSTIHIADEEYFLALQKELESYDCVLYEMVTSREALENRRNPTASKRLRSSRRGFNILGCIQRQMARILTLDFQLDCLNYQAANWYHADLDYETFKLLQLEKGESLFSFARDMTLKSTKAILQPSIPEDLDPLRSKLLWASRVLPMPLVGLLIIGGVCADVGSQASDYPEIEALSRLDFGAAMKVFLAKRLTSEFTQVTADVEEKSVIIGERNKVAVDTLRAAMDEGHNRIAILYGGGHMPDLGRRLREEFDLVPSSVQWITAWSIRKRDLNTSSFPFLKAMAEASGWPLNRYQTLALLIFSSVLALDLWFWELFFGTAVNWVAETGSEILRYIDSSQLI